The window tcaaaatttcttctttctctCCATCACTCCACAGGGAGTTATTCCCAGCAATTAACAATGacaataaatttattaattcaactcacgaaaaaaaaaaaagaaagtaaacataaaataaacatgtcACTAACCTAAATTTATTCAAGCAGCAGAAAAATTGCGGAGCCTTTCGATTCGTAATAATGATTGACAAGAATGTATATCGTATTATAacgaagtccagaagttctctctcccacacgacacagcaggcaaaaagtaagccctgccctcggttttgtgagaagaaatgttctgcgaagactctcaATTAAGTTTCCTGTACAGTTCTGCTTTGCATTaaactgtgcctgtgacaagcatttttgaagcatgtcaccggcgacttctgagatattcaacttaataatgccctgaccttcagttcgtaaatagcatttccatttgtcatcgtcttaaggAGATCAATACAAGGGTAATGAAGAAattttttgccagctgaaaaacaaaaaaaatattgtcgacGCAATGCCaacgcaaaacatttgaaatgtatatcacgtcagcaattttaatgaaggtgggtatttaatagaaatacattttaacgcggaagaacaattatgtattgggtaaagtttgggtaagggattactctagaatagctcagttctgcttggcgtgtgtacgaagtagaacaaggcgtgtgataaagagcacgcccgaatttcacattgtgtgtgtggaggcgtgcgcgtgcgatcgcacgcaattcatgaccaagactgtcACTGCAGTTAACATGAGCTGAATATTCATTTATTTCCATTAACTTCTTGTGGATATTGTAAAATGACTTTTGCTAATGGCTAAGATTAAGTGTAATAGCTTTCCTtttggttttttaatttttaggttttgtGTCCCATCAATTTCCTGAAACATCAGATATTTCACCATAATTGTCCTTCaatccatttttattttcaaaactttttttttagatttatctAATGCACAGTCAAGTTTCGCAACAACACTTGAAAATTTCAAACTTCGTTACATTGGCGAAATAGAGGTGCAAGACGAACTTGAATATGGTTGGTTCACTATGTTTGTTTTTCGTTACAGTCTGAAACCAATGTAGAAAGGTTTTCCAAAAAGTCCAACAACAATCCAGACTTTTTTATTGAGGCAGACAAAAAGTGGATTTTGGCAACGATGCACAAAATTAGGTCTCCAacacaaattttcaaaattatggtcaccttttttttcttggaaacCATTTGTACTGCAATcttgttgataattttttagtcatttttgaaaatgacCAAACAGCAACACATGACAAACACCAGCTGGATGGTTCAACAGTTCTACATGTAGATGTTTGACTCACTGAGGAATGCCTTAATCACAGTTTCTGCGATGTGATTTCATTATAGAACAATTAATGTGTGACCCACCAGCATGGTTTAAGATTGCAGATCTAACAAAAAAACCTAAGATCCTAAGTCATATAGGTCTGTTTGTAAACATTGACTAGTGaattttgacaagttcaaagtATGTGGGTATGAAAAGGCTGTTAATGATTGCTTATGGATTTATAATATTTGAAATTAGGCATTTATTTAAATCATCTTCTAAACAGGATTGCTTTGTATTGGAGCAATGAAAAACTTTTAATCTGTTACATTATTTTAAGTCAACAAAATGTTTCATTGAGTGCTGTTTGTGTAAAAacttatctctataataatagccgtcgtctgtctgtctctgcgagGACCCCCGCTGAgtaagaaaatgatgttacggaaacacgaatatcaaatgcgatatatttttattccctttgttgcgacgggtaaatataatggacgggcgaacccgtggatttttccacgggcaacgactagtccatttatattatttatgtgTTATGCGTTATAAAAACCTTTATTGTTTAACTTTGTAGAGGATTCATTTCCATGTTTTtcacaaattattaaaaaagttgagGAAGAAAGAGACCGTATGGtgagtttgttttcttttggcAAGGTTTATGCCATTTTAATAGTCATAGACTACAACTGAATATTTTCTGTGATATATGTAAGCTAAGTGCTGTACTATAAGAGGTTTAGAGAGGGTCTGCAATATTTAACCTGACATTCATAGGAAACTTGAAAAATTGGATGCCTAATCTTGGGCATAATTATGTAGGGTTAATGCCATGCCAAAATCATTTAGTCAGCAAAAATAGTACTACTTAGCCCACCTTTATTTGGATATATTAAAGCAGTTTGGCCAGCCATTATGCATACAGACAGACAAGAAAAAGGCAATGAATTCAGGAAATATTTATTGCATAATATCATGtatatatatctaaaaatgtttaattgttgttgctgtttttttgtggttgttgttttttgtttttcagatcTACGTTTCATTCAACACATTCttcaaaaacttgtttatattttttgtaataaagtaattaactatttttaaaaatgttgtatttAATTAATGTGATCAATTAATTAGTGCTGACAGATGCTATGATAAAACAGTATATAATactttgttgtttatatttgttGATGTTTAATGTCACTATAAAATACATTTATAGCTTGATCATGCTAACATTCAACTTATCGAACCTTTGGAAAGATTTCGCAAGGAGCAAATTGGGCGTGCAAAGGTtagtatttaaaaagtttatttacaagTAGAAATATATCGTCAAAACGTTTTTCTCATGTCACTTGATATATAATTGTAATTAACATTTTAGgaagagaaaaagaagtttgACAAAGAAACAGAAAGGATATGTGCATTATATGAAGCTCACCTGAAAATTTCACCCAAGAAAAAAGATACAGCTTTACAAGAGGTTTTACCTTTGCATTCTTTGAAGATTGATATCATGATATTGGCTTCCAATGTCCACCAATATTTTGATGTGCTGTCTTCTTATGTTTTGTGGATGCATTTTTTAGGCTGATGCTCAACTGGAACACGAACTACGTAATTTTCGAGAAATGTCCCTAGGTTATGTTTCAAGACTGCAAGAagttaatgaaaaaaagaagtttgaaTTTGTTGAAATAGTATGTAAAGCATTtacaaatgactttttaatcacaattttttttaagttttaatatATGTCCTAATCATATCTTTTTTTCAGATGTTAGCGTTTATGTATGGCCAATCCACGTTTTTTCATAAtggtaaatttcttttattttttacttattaaCTTAATCATGGTTTCTTTCCGTAGCTcttcatttttatcatttttatatcAGGTCATGATACATTCAATGATTATCGTGGTTATTTGACAGACCTACAATACAAACTGCAAACAGtatgttgaataattttttattccATTAAATATTGGAGTAAAGTTATAAGATTTCTAGACAAGACATAGAGTTAATGTAATTGCAGTAAGAATACAGttccattttgaattttttagacAAGAGATAGATTTGATGTAACAAGACAAGAAGCTGAAGATCTCAAAAACAAAACTATTAAGGTAATATATAATAGAATATTTTATTACTCGAACATCAGACAtatgtcttaatttttttctttaactcgTTACAAATGGATTTTCCTTTTATCTTCagtgcaatttttttaatagtgaatttttatttacatattttttttatttgctggtAATGGTGATTATCCTTTTGCCTTTTGTAGAAATTTAACAGTGGAGATCTGCACAAAGAAATGTATGCAAGACAGGGTTACTTATTAGTGCATGATAGAAGAAAAGGTGTGTACATTTATTtacatgtttattttgtatGTATTGAGGAGAGTCTGCAGAAGTAAGTTCTCCATTTATTCAGCTGGTGTACTCGGCCCAACCTGGGTGAAACATTACTGCATGtacacaaaagaaaacaaaattctgACCATGATACCTTACAATCAAACGCAAGGAAAACTAGTAAGTAGAATTGTGTTGGTCGTACATTTTAGTAAACATGTCTGCTACCAGCAGAGAAATATGCAATATAATTTGCCTTATTGCTTATAGAATGCAAACACAGATACATTAGTTGTCAAGTCCTGTGTTAGgtaaatcttttcattgttactATCGTTCATTGTGTACAGATTTCTAttccttttttaactgtttttaattttgttttaatttaggAAACCAACAGAATCATCTGAGAGAAGGTTTTTATTCGAGATCACAGGCCACGACAGGTCTGTCTCTTAACATCTAATACACCAACACTTTTAATACAACGCAAACACATTTCACTACCTAATGGTAGTTCTGCATAGTAtatgtgaatatttttttgttgtagaAGTCAAACTATTACTCTTCAATCCATTACTGAAGACGATAGAAAGCAGTGGCTTGAAGTTATGGAGGGCCGCGAACCAGTaagcattttttctttattgtattTAAGTAAGTGGTTTATTCATAGTAAAATTaactctttttaaatatttacagaTATATATGGAATCCTCAGAACTTGTTTCCCAAAATGAGGGTAAGTGTTGATGTTACACACCTTTTTTTAATGATATTTAGACCAATGTGTTTTGATGTCTAAAACTTTGGGGCACTTGCTATGTCAGAAAATAAGTGCTTGTGATTTTTTTCTCTCAAAATTTAGCATGATAAAAAAAGGaagtattttttcttctttaggaGTAACTGCTATGAATGAGACAGGAATAGAATTTGTGCGTAAATGTTTGGAAGGCATTGAGAAACGAGGTATATTAACATCTAAGTAGCCTGTTTTACTAAACTTAAGTTATACTAAAAGTACTGTGTTAAACTCCAATTTATATTTAGGGCTAACAGACCAGGGTGTATACAGGATAGCTGGTgtatcatcaaaatttaataaattgctGCAAGTTGGAATAGGTATGTTCATCTTCACCTGAATCCAACTCACATTGTTATTTTTCAtgcagtttgtttgttttgttatgtATTTTCTAGATGCTAAACAGTTGGAAAAGTTAGATTTGTCTTCTGAGAATTCAATATGGGAAGTAAAAACAATTACAAGTGCTATGAAACAATATTTTAGGTATACATTTTTATGACAGACATTTGCTTATGTAGACATCTGCCCAAGTTGTCATCTGCCCAAGTTGTCATCCTAATATCAAGCAGAATGAATTGATTGACATTGTTATGGTCATTTTTATGATTTGTCTAGGTTTTGCCAACATTCTAGAATGGCAGCCATTTTtgtatgatatatattttttataggaCATTGTCAGAACCAATTTACACCTTCAAACTTCATAATGATTTCGTACATGCCATAAGTATGATTTTTCAGTCTTTTAACATTGTTATAACATTttacttttataatttatttctaTTCCTGTTGTATTTTTGTTCTCTAGAACTAGATACACATGCCAAGAAAGTAAGTCGTTTACAAGAACTTCTGAAGCAACTGCCAGCAAATAATTATATGGTTTTGAACAGACTCATGTATCATTTGAAGATGTATGTAGAACTTATTATTTGGGTGTattaagtttttaaactttagttTCGCATTATTGTttgtgtgtgtattttttttttacttttggaaACATTTACATTatgcaaaatttaaattcagGGTTGCAAGCAATTCCGACAAAAACTTAATGCAAGCCAGTAACCTAGCTGTTGTGCTTGGACCAACCCTTATGAGGCCAAAAGAAGAAACTATGGCAGCCATTATGAGTATTAAATTTCAAAGTATTGTAATTGAAACGATGATACAAGAATATGACCAGGTAGATAATTATTAATTTTAGCATAACTTTGtgtatatacataaaaattgataaaaaaatttgataatttATCAACTTTTTATAACGTGAAAGAGTGTAATAAAATAGTGAAGAGTTTTAACAGCAgagtcatttttctttttattgttgTATTTGATTACATCATTATGCTTACAGTTATTTAAAGAAGGACCTCCAGAATCAATGTTGGCTAAACCAG is drawn from Hydractinia symbiolongicarpus strain clone_291-10 chromosome 8, HSymV2.1, whole genome shotgun sequence and contains these coding sequences:
- the LOC130655733 gene encoding rho GTPase-activating protein 26-like isoform X4, translating into MHTDRQEKGNEFRKYLLHNIMYIYLKMFNCCCCFFVVVVFCFSDLRFIQHILQKLVYIFCNKLDHANIQLIEPLERFRKEQIGRAKEEKKKFDKETERICALYEAHLKISPKKKDTALQEADAQLEHELRNFREMSLGYVSRLQEVNEKKKFEFVEIMLAFMYGQSTFFHNGHDTFNDYRGYLTDLQYKLQTTRDRFDVTRQEAEDLKNKTIKKFNSGDLHKEMYARQGYLLVHDRRKAGVLGPTWVKHYCMYTKENKILTMIPYNQTQGKLNANTDTLVVKSCVRKPTESSERRFLFEITGHDRSQTITLQSITEDDRKQWLEVMEGREPIYMESSELVSQNEGVTAMNETGIEFVRKCLEGIEKRGLTDQGVYRIAGVSSKFNKLLQVGIDAKQLEKLDLSSENSIWEVKTITSAMKQYFRTLSEPIYTFKLHNDFVHAIKLDTHAKKVSRLQELLKQLPANNYMVLNRLMYHLKMVASNSDKNLMQASNLAVVLGPTLMRPKEETMAAIMSIKFQSIVIETMIQEYDQLFKEGPPESMLAKPASPNIPPSPGGDRSCKYRAPDPPSRPAIRPRSKIDSELSPRPDTISISSNESISPNNSIKRDSGRQNSKNGSYTNHNHYSEVDKYPRFRPPVPTGPKPNIAGGSIKRWKNVLVRPEEFLNKSYDDSNDDIDDLNDVFEYEEFKYDNRYAETVAPFTSPFGTNTEENSVNDTKSRRESYAMALDSRITSTDLGSVQNTKPVRPKPSNRKPRLSDNGPPIIPRRKEWKARTLYTCVAENDAELSFNAGAIITNVRSSTEEGWLIGMLNGKTGLIPENYCEKIE
- the LOC130655733 gene encoding rho GTPase-activating protein 26-like isoform X3, which codes for MGLKPLEFSDCLLDSPYFRDSIYDHEKELDQTNDAIKSLIKECRNLLKSLENLSNAQSSFATTLENFKLRYIGEIEVQDELEYEDSFPCFSQIIKKVEEERDRMLDHANIQLIEPLERFRKEQIGRAKEEKKKFDKETERICALYEAHLKISPKKKDTALQEADAQLEHELRNFREMSLGYVSRLQEVNEKKKFEFVEIMLAFMYGQSTFFHNGHDTFNDYRGYLTDLQYKLQTTRDRFDVTRQEAEDLKNKTIKKFNSGDLHKEMYARQGYLLVHDRRKAGVLGPTWVKHYCMYTKENKILTMIPYNQTQGKLNANTDTLVVKSCVRKPTESSERRFLFEITGHDRSQTITLQSITEDDRKQWLEVMEGREPIYMESSELVSQNEGVTAMNETGIEFVRKCLEGIEKRGLTDQGVYRIAGVSSKFNKLLQVGIDAKQLEKLDLSSENSIWEVKTITSAMKQYFRTLSEPIYTFKLHNDFVHAIKLDTHAKKVSRLQELLKQLPANNYMVLNRLMYHLKMVASNSDKNLMQASNLAVVLGPTLMRPKEETMAAIMSIKFQSIVIETMIQEYDQLFKEGPPESMLAKPASPNIPPSPGGDRSCKYRAPDPPSRPAIRPRSKIDSELSPRPDTISISSNESISPNNSIKRDSGRQNSKNVPTGPKPNIAGGSIKRWKNVLVRPEEFLNKSYDDSNDDIDDLNDVFEYEEFKYDNRYAETVAPFTSPFGTNTEENSVNDTKSRRESYAMALDSRITSTDLGSVQNTKPVRPKPSNRKPRLSDNGPPIIPRRKEWKARTLYTCVAENDAELSFNAGAIITNVRSSTEEGWLIGMLNGKTGLIPENYCEKIE
- the LOC130655733 gene encoding rho GTPase-activating protein 26-like isoform X7, which codes for MGLKPLEFSDCLLDSPYFRDSIYDHEKELDQTNDAIKSLIKECRNLLKSLENLSNAQSSFATTLENFKLRYIGEIEVQDELEYEDSFPCFSQIIKKVEEERDRMLDHANIQLIEPLERFRKEQIGRAKEEKKKFDKETERICALYEAHLKISPKKKDTALQEADAQLEHELRNFREMSLGYVSRLQEVNEKKKFEFVEIMLAFMYGQSTFFHNGHDTFNDYRGYLTDLQYKLQTTRDRFDVTRQEAEDLKNKTIKKFNSGDLHKEMYARQGYLLVHDRRKAGVLGPTWVKHYCMYTKENKILTMIPYNQTQGKLNANTDTLVVKSCVRKPTESSERRFLFEITGHDRSQTITLQSITEDDRKQWLEVMEGREPIYMESSELVSQNEGVTAMNETGIEFVRKCLEGIEKRGLTDQGVYRIAGVSSKFNKLLQVGIDAKQLEKLDLSSENSIWEVKTITSAMKQYFRTLSEPIYTFKLHNDFVHAIKLDTHAKKVSRLQELLKQLPANNYMVLNRLMYHLKMVASNSDKNLMQASNLAVVLGPTLMRPKEETMAAIMSIKFQSIVIETMIQEYDQLFKEGPPESMLAKPASPNIPPSPGGDRSCKYRAPDPPSRPAIRPRSKIDSELSPRPDTISISSNESISPNNSIKRDSGRQNSKNVPTGPKPNIAGGRYAETVAPFTSPFGTNTEENSVNDTKSRRESYAMALDSRITSTDLGSVQNTKPVRPKPSNRKPRLSDNGPPIIPRRKEWKARTLYTCVAENDAELSFNAGAIITNVRSSTEEGWLIGMLNGKTGLIPENYCEKIE
- the LOC130655733 gene encoding rho GTPase-activating protein 42-like isoform X8; the protein is MGLKPLEFSDCLLDSPYFRDSIYDHEKELDQTNDAIKSLIKECRNLLKSLENLSNAQSSFATTLENFKLRYIGEIEVQDELEYEDSFPCFSQIIKKVEEERDRMLDHANIQLIEPLERFRKEQIGRAKEEKKKFDKETERICALYEAHLKISPKKKDTALQEADAQLEHELRNFREMSLGYVSRLQEVNEKKKFEFVEIMLAFMYGQSTFFHNGHDTFNDYRGYLTDLQYKLQTTRDRFDVTRQEAEDLKNKTIKKFNSGDLHKEMYARQGYLLVHDRRKAGVLGPTWVKHYCMYTKENKILTMIPYNQTQGKLNANTDTLVVKSCVRKPTESSERRFLFEITGHDRSQTITLQSITEDDRKQWLEVMEGREPIYMESSELVSQNEGVTAMNETGIEFVRKCLEGIEKRGLTDQGVYRIAGVSSKFNKLLQVGIDAKQLEKLDLSSENSIWEVKTITSAMKQYFRTLSEPIYTFKLHNDFVHAIKLDTHAKKVSRLQELLKQLPANNYMVLNRLMYHLKMVASNSDKNLMQASNLAVVLGPTLMRPKEETMAAIMSIKFQSIVIETMIQEYDQLFKEGPPESMLAKPASPNIPPSPGGDRSCKYRAPDPPSRPAIRPRSKIDSELSPRPDTISISSNESISPNNSIKRDSGRQNSKNVPTGPKPNIAGGRYAETVAPFTSPFGTNTEENRITSTDLGSVQNTKPVRPKPSNRKPRLSDNGPPIIPRRKEWKARTLYTCVAENDAELSFNAGAIITNVRSSTEEGWLIGMLNGKTGLIPENYCEKIE
- the LOC130655733 gene encoding rho GTPase-activating protein 26-like isoform X1, whose translation is MGLKPLEFSDCLLDSPYFRDSIYDHEKELDQTNDAIKSLIKECRNLLKSLENLSNAQSSFATTLENFKLRYIGEIEVQDELEYEDSFPCFSQIIKKVEEERDRMLDHANIQLIEPLERFRKEQIGRAKEEKKKFDKETERICALYEAHLKISPKKKDTALQEADAQLEHELRNFREMSLGYVSRLQEVNEKKKFEFVEIMLAFMYGQSTFFHNGHDTFNDYRGYLTDLQYKLQTTRDRFDVTRQEAEDLKNKTIKKFNSGDLHKEMYARQGYLLVHDRRKAGVLGPTWVKHYCMYTKENKILTMIPYNQTQGKLNANTDTLVVKSCVRKPTESSERRFLFEITGHDRSQTITLQSITEDDRKQWLEVMEGREPIYMESSELVSQNEGVTAMNETGIEFVRKCLEGIEKRGLTDQGVYRIAGVSSKFNKLLQVGIDAKQLEKLDLSSENSIWEVKTITSAMKQYFRTLSEPIYTFKLHNDFVHAIKLDTHAKKVSRLQELLKQLPANNYMVLNRLMYHLKMVASNSDKNLMQASNLAVVLGPTLMRPKEETMAAIMSIKFQSIVIETMIQEYDQLFKEGPPESMLAKPASPNIPPSPGGDRSCKYRAPDPPSRPAIRPRSKIDSELSPRPDTISISSNESISPNNSIKRDSGRQNSKNGSYTNHNHYSEVDKYPRFRPPVPTGPKPNIAGGSIKRWKNVLVRPEEFLNKSYDDSNDDIDDLNDVFEYEEFKYDNRYAETVAPFTSPFGTNTEENSVNDTKSRRESYAMALDSRITSTDLGSVQNTKPVRPKPSNRKPRLSDNGPPIIPRRKEWKARTLYTCVAENDAELSFNAGAIITNVRSSTEEGWLIGMLNGKTGLIPENYCEKIE
- the LOC130655733 gene encoding rho GTPase-activating protein 26-like isoform X5, encoding MGLKPLEFSDCLLDSPYFRDSIYDHEKELDQTNDAIKSLIKECRNLLKSLENLSNAQSSFATTLENFKLRYIGEIEVQDELEYEDSFPCFSQIIKKVEEERDRMLDHANIQLIEPLERFRKEQIGRAKEEKKKFDKETERICALYEAHLKISPKKKDTALQEADAQLEHELRNFREMSLGYVSRLQEVNEKKKFEFVEIMLAFMYGQSTFFHNGHDTFNDYRGYLTDLQYKLQTTRDRFDVTRQEAEDLKNKTIKKFNSGDLHKEMYARQGYLLVHDRRKAGVLGPTWVKHYCMYTKENKILTMIPYNQTQGKLNANTDTLVVKSCVRKPTESSERRFLFEITGHDRSQTITLQSITEDDRKQWLEVMEGREPIYMESSELVSQNEGVTAMNETGIEFVRKCLEGIEKRGLTDQGVYRIAGVSSKFNKLLQVGIDAKQLEKLDLSSENSIWEVKTITSAMKQYFRTLSEPIYTFKLHNDFVHAIKLDTHAKKVSRLQELLKQLPANNYMVLNRLMYHLKMVASNSDKNLMQASNLAVVLGPTLMRPKEETMAAIMSIKFQSIVIETMIQEYDQLFKEGPPESMLAKPASPNIPPSPGGDRSCKYRAPDPPSRPAIRPRSKIDSELSPRPDTISISSNESISPNNSIKRDSGRQNSKNGSYTNHNHYSEVDKYPRFRPPVPTGPKPNIAGGRYAETVAPFTSPFGTNTEENSVNDTKSRRESYAMALDSRITSTDLGSVQNTKPVRPKPSNRKPRLSDNGPPIIPRRKEWKARTLYTCVAENDAELSFNAGAIITNVRSSTEEGWLIGMLNGKTGLIPENYCEKIE
- the LOC130655733 gene encoding rho GTPase-activating protein 26-like isoform X2; the encoded protein is MGLKPLEFSDCLLDSPYFRDSIYDHEKELDQTNDAIKSLIKECRNLLKSLENLSNAQSSFATTLENFKLRYIGEIEVQDELEYEDSFPCFSQIIKKVEEERDRMLDHANIQLIEPLERFRKEQIGRAKEEKKKFDKETERICALYEAHLKISPKKKDTALQEADAQLEHELRNFREMSLGYVSRLQEVNEKKKFEFVEIMLAFMYGQSTFFHNGHDTFNDYRGYLTDLQYKLQTTRDRFDVTRQEAEDLKNKTIKKFNSGDLHKEMYARQGYLLVHDRRKAGVLGPTWVKHYCMYTKENKILTMIPYNQTQGKLNANTDTLVVKSCVRKPTESSERRFLFEITGHDRSQTITLQSITEDDRKQWLEVMEGREPIYMESSELVSQNEGVTAMNETGIEFVRKCLEGIEKRGLTDQGVYRIAGVSSKFNKLLQVGIDAKQLEKLDLSSENSIWEVKTITSAMKQYFRTLSEPIYTFKLHNDFVHAIKLDTHAKKVSRLQELLKQLPANNYMVLNRLMYHLKMVASNSDKNLMQASNLAVVLGPTLMRPKEETMAAIMSIKFQSIVIETMIQEYDQLFKEGPPESMLAKPASPNIPPSPGGDRSCKYRAPDPPSRPAIRPRSKIDSELSPRPDTISISSNESISPNNSIKRDSGRQNSKNGSYTNHNHYSEVDKYPRFRPPVPTGPKPNIAGGSIKRWKNVLVRPEEFLNKSYDDSNDDIDDLNDVFEYEEFKYDNRYAETVAPFTSPFGTNTEENRITSTDLGSVQNTKPVRPKPSNRKPRLSDNGPPIIPRRKEWKARTLYTCVAENDAELSFNAGAIITNVRSSTEEGWLIGMLNGKTGLIPENYCEKIE
- the LOC130655733 gene encoding rho GTPase-activating protein 26-like isoform X6 is translated as MGLKPLEFSDCLLDSPYFRDSIYDHEKELDQTNDAIKSLIKECRNLLKSLENLSNAQSSFATTLENFKLRYIGEIEVQDELEYEDSFPCFSQIIKKVEEERDRMLDHANIQLIEPLERFRKEQIGRAKEEKKKFDKETERICALYEAHLKISPKKKDTALQEADAQLEHELRNFREMSLGYVSRLQEVNEKKKFEFVEIMLAFMYGQSTFFHNGHDTFNDYRGYLTDLQYKLQTTRDRFDVTRQEAEDLKNKTIKKFNSGDLHKEMYARQGYLLVHDRRKAGVLGPTWVKHYCMYTKENKILTMIPYNQTQGKLNANTDTLVVKSCVRKPTESSERRFLFEITGHDRSQTITLQSITEDDRKQWLEVMEGREPIYMESSELVSQNEGVTAMNETGIEFVRKCLEGIEKRGLTDQGVYRIAGVSSKFNKLLQVGIDAKQLEKLDLSSENSIWEVKTITSAMKQYFRTLSEPIYTFKLHNDFVHAIKLDTHAKKVSRLQELLKQLPANNYMVLNRLMYHLKMVASNSDKNLMQASNLAVVLGPTLMRPKEETMAAIMSIKFQSIVIETMIQEYDQLFKEGPPESMLAKPASPNIPPSPGGDRSCKYRAPDPPSRPAIRPRSKIDSELSPRPDTISISSNESISPNNSIKRDSGRQNSKNGSYTNHNHYSEVDKYPRFRPPVPTGPKPNIAGGRYAETVAPFTSPFGTNTEENRITSTDLGSVQNTKPVRPKPSNRKPRLSDNGPPIIPRRKEWKARTLYTCVAENDAELSFNAGAIITNVRSSTEEGWLIGMLNGKTGLIPENYCEKIE